The Xiphophorus maculatus strain JP 163 A chromosome 21, X_maculatus-5.0-male, whole genome shotgun sequence genome window below encodes:
- the gpr141 gene encoding probable G-protein coupled receptor 141 isoform X1, whose protein sequence is MTSSVTPQQLSTSMITQNNTPTTKSEPESSEFRITLMVIYSVVLLCGTVSLSLMMHILKSSAASATSITVFNLIFAHFIFLLTVPFRIYYYVTNEWKLGIEWCKTVSAMIHIHMYVSFLLYMIILVTRLWPHYCRARQVESLGRMQALIGSVVLWVIVLIVVSCIIFRFYGKTEENKNSTHCFHFAESMNSAKELNYILSILVIVVGVVLTALQANVLWTLYKRDRQGCRSQQDFGAQLKSLCFTLIMLICFVPYHSFRLYYIGQPELEPVNEVLLSLTTFNCLDMLTFLGRRTLHICLRSRTV, encoded by the coding sequence ATGACTTCCAGCGTGACCCCGCAGCAACTGTCTACCTCCATGATCACTCAGAACAACACACCAACCACTAAATCTGAGCCTGAATCTTCAGAGTTTCGCATTACCCTCATGGTCATCTACTCTGTAGTTCTGCTGTGCGGTACTGTCAGCCTGAGCCTGATGATGCACATCTTGAAGTCCAGTGCTGCATCTGCCACCTCCATTACCGTGTTTAATCTAATTTTTGCCCACTTCATCTTCCTTCTGACAGTGCCCTTCAGAATTTACTATTACGTAACCAACGAGTGGAAGTTGGGCATCGAGTGGTGTAAAACGGTGAGCGCGATGATCCACATTCACATGTATGTGTCTTTTTTGCTCTACATGATCATCCTCGTCACTCGCTTGTGGCCACACTACTGCAGGGCTAGGCAGGTGGAATCCTTAGGCAGAATGCAAGCACTCATTGGCAGTGTAGTGTTGTGGGTCATTGTGCTCATCGTAGTCTCTTGCATCATTTTTCGTTTTTATGGcaagacagaagaaaataaaaattccacTCATTGCTTTCATTTTGCAGAAAGCATGAATTCTGCCAAAGAGCTGAACTACATATTAAGCATACTGGTGATAGTGGTAGGTGTTGTGTTGACAGCCCTTCAGGCCAACGTCCTGTGGACTCTATACAAAAGGGATCGCCAGGGATGCAGGTCTCAGCAAGACTTTGGGGCTCAACTGAAGAGCCTCTGCTTCACACTGATCATGCTAATCTGCTTCGTTCCCTACCATAGTTTCCGGCTGTATTACATTGGGCAACCTGAGCTTGAACCTGTCAATGAAGTCTTACTGAGCCTGACCACTTTCAACTGTTTGGACATGTTGACCTTCTTGGGGAGGAGAACACTCCACATATGCTTAAGAAGTAGGACTGTGTGA
- the gpr141 gene encoding probable G-protein coupled receptor 141 isoform X2, with protein MTSSVTPQQLSTSMITQNNTPTTKSEPESSEFRITLMVIYSVVLLCGTVSLSLMMHILKSSAASATSITVFNLIFAHFIFLLTVPFRIYYYVTNEWKLGIEWCKTVSAMIHIHMYVSFLLYMIILVTRLWPHYCRARQVESLGRMQALIGSVVLWVIVLIVVSCIIFRFYGKTEENKNSTHCFHFAESMNSAKELNYILSILVIVVGVVLTALQANVLWTLYKRDRQGCRSQQDFGAQLKSLCFTLIMLICFIPYHSFRLYYIGQPDLTNIISADDNDYYYYYYY; from the exons ATGACTTCCAGCGTGACCCCGCAGCAACTGTCTACCTCCATGATCACTCAGAACAACACACCAACCACTAAATCTGAGCCTGAATCTTCAGAGTTTCGCATTACCCTCATGGTCATCTACTCTGTAGTTCTGCTGTGCGGTACTGTCAGCCTGAGCCTGATGATGCACATCTTGAAGTCCAGTGCTGCATCTGCCACCTCCATTACCGTGTTTAATCTAATTTTTGCCCACTTCATCTTCCTTCTGACAGTGCCCTTCAGAATTTACTATTACGTAACCAACGAGTGGAAGTTGGGCATCGAGTGGTGTAAAACGGTGAGCGCGATGATCCACATTCACATGTATGTGTCTTTTTTGCTCTACATGATCATCCTCGTCACTCGCTTGTGGCCACACTACTGCAGGGCTAGGCAGGTGGAATCCTTAGGCAGAATGCAAGCACTCATTGGCAGTGTAGTGTTGTGGGTCATTGTGCTCATCGTAGTCTCTTGCATCATTTTTCGTTTTTATGGcaagacagaagaaaataaaaattccacTCATTGCTTTCATTTTGCAGAAAGCATGAATTCTGCCAAAGAGCTGAACTACATATTAAGCATACTGGTGATAGTGGTAGGTGTTGTGTTGACAGCCCTTCAGGCCAACGTCCTGTGGACTCTATACAAAAGGGATCGCCAGGGATGCAG GTCTCAGCAAGACTTTGGGGCTCAACTGAAGAGCCTCTGCTTCACACTGATCATGCTAATCTGCTTCATTCCCTACCATAGTTTCCGGCTGTATTACATTGGGCAACCTGATCTAACCAATATTATTTCAGCTGATgataatgattattattattattattattattga